Proteins encoded in a region of the Streptomyces sp. NBC_01471 genome:
- a CDS encoding ABC transporter permease, whose product MANTDVRTDELAGLEAGLDALDTVRVDRVPVRQVLVGKVLPPAVAVVLVLVVWQILIWAKVTDSYKLPSPAQVWGEVSDAWAQGTLLGYIWTSVSRGLLGFLLALVIGTPLGLLVARVKFVRAAIGPILSGLQSLPSVAWVPPAVIWLGLNDTMMYAVILLGAVPSIANGLVSGIDQVPPLYLRAGRTLGASGLRGTWHVVLPAALPGYLAGLKQGWAFSWRSLMAAEIIASSPDLGVGLGQLLEQGRETSSMSMVFLAIFLILVVGIAIDLLIFSPLERRVLRSRGLLVRS is encoded by the coding sequence ATGGCCAACACTGACGTCAGGACGGACGAGCTGGCCGGCCTGGAAGCGGGTCTGGACGCACTCGACACCGTACGGGTGGACCGGGTCCCGGTCCGTCAGGTGCTGGTGGGGAAAGTACTGCCGCCCGCGGTGGCGGTCGTGCTGGTGCTGGTCGTCTGGCAGATTCTGATCTGGGCGAAGGTCACCGACAGCTACAAGCTGCCGTCGCCCGCCCAGGTATGGGGCGAGGTCTCCGACGCCTGGGCGCAGGGCACCCTGCTCGGCTACATCTGGACGAGCGTCTCGCGCGGCCTGCTGGGCTTCCTGCTGGCGCTGGTGATCGGCACCCCGCTGGGCCTGCTCGTGGCGCGGGTGAAGTTCGTCCGTGCCGCGATCGGCCCGATCCTCTCCGGTCTCCAGTCCCTGCCGTCCGTCGCCTGGGTCCCGCCCGCGGTGATCTGGCTGGGGCTCAACGACACGATGATGTACGCGGTGATCCTGCTGGGCGCGGTCCCCTCGATCGCCAACGGCCTGGTCTCCGGCATCGACCAGGTGCCGCCGCTCTATCTGCGGGCCGGCCGTACGCTCGGCGCATCGGGTCTGCGCGGCACCTGGCATGTGGTGCTGCCCGCCGCGCTGCCCGGATATCTGGCGGGTCTGAAGCAGGGCTGGGCGTTCTCCTGGCGCTCGCTGATGGCCGCGGAGATCATCGCCTCGTCGCCCGATCTGGGTGTGGGTCTCGGCCAGTTGCTGGAGCAGGGCCGGGAGACCAGCAGCATGTCGATGGTCTTCCTGGCCATCTTCCTGATCCTCGTCGTCGGTATCGCCATCGACCTGCTCATCTTCAGCCCGCTGGAGCGGCGTGTGCTGCGCAGCCGCGGTCTGCTGGTCAGGAGCTGA
- a CDS encoding sirohydrochlorin chelatase: MYDDRPVLLVVAHGSRDPRHSATVRALTGRVRSLRPGVRVETGFLDFAAPSVPRLLERLASDGVRDVVALPLLLTRAFHAKWDIPGVLREAPAGMRVRQAEVLGPSPLLLTALERRLYEAGLTPSRKRSTGLVLASAGSTDPEAIAVIAEIARELRHTGWCAVRPAFASAALPRTEDAVRELRASGIDRVAVAPYVIAPGRLPDRIEAGARAAGADVLSDVLGPCGELARLLLARYDEARVPGPAALSA; the protein is encoded by the coding sequence ATGTACGACGACCGTCCGGTGCTCCTCGTCGTCGCACACGGCAGCCGTGACCCGCGGCACTCGGCGACCGTCCGCGCGCTGACTGGGCGGGTGCGGTCGCTGCGCCCCGGGGTGCGGGTGGAGACGGGGTTCCTGGACTTCGCCGCCCCGTCGGTCCCCCGGCTGCTGGAACGGCTGGCGTCCGACGGCGTACGGGACGTGGTGGCCCTCCCGCTCCTGCTGACCCGGGCCTTCCACGCAAAGTGGGACATCCCGGGGGTGCTGCGCGAGGCACCGGCCGGAATGCGGGTGCGCCAGGCGGAGGTGCTGGGCCCGTCCCCGCTGCTGCTGACCGCGCTGGAGCGGCGGCTGTACGAGGCGGGGCTCACCCCGTCCCGGAAGCGCTCGACGGGGCTGGTCCTGGCCTCGGCGGGCTCCACCGACCCGGAGGCGATCGCAGTGATCGCTGAAATTGCGCGGGAGCTGCGGCACACCGGTTGGTGCGCCGTGCGGCCTGCGTTCGCCTCCGCCGCTCTGCCCCGCACCGAGGACGCGGTCCGGGAGCTGCGGGCCTCCGGCATCGACCGCGTCGCGGTGGCGCCCTACGTCATCGCTCCCGGCCGGCTGCCGGACCGTATCGAGGCGGGGGCCCGCGCGGCCGGCGCCGATGTGCTGTCCGATGTGCTGGGCCCCTGCGGGGAGTTGGCCCGGCTGCTGCTGGCCAGGTACGACGAGGCGCGGGTGCCGGGTCCTGCGGCACTGAGCGCCTGA
- a CDS encoding ketopantoate reductase family protein, with amino-acid sequence MRYIIIGAGAIGGTIGGLLSESGSEVVLVARGAHYEALRDGGLRISTPEGARTLALPVADGPAAVELRPDDVLVLTVKTQDSGAALDAWGARPVAGTGATAAEVLPLVCAQNGVESERLALRRFRRVYGMCVWLPATFLEPGSVAAAGSPLTGMLHIGRYPSGTDSTARQISADLEKAAFEAPVVADVMRWKYAKLLSNLANSLQAACGVHGTDPAADALMEGLVQQAEAEGRAVYAAAGTEAASAEEQRRTRADKITLLPVEGQRRGGGSSWQSLSRGTGSIEADFLNGEIALLGRLHGVPTPVNDVLQRVANAFAREHRPAGSMPAAELAALVADEVRRGSGSG; translated from the coding sequence ATGCGCTACATCATCATCGGGGCGGGTGCCATCGGCGGCACCATCGGCGGGCTGCTGTCCGAGAGCGGCAGCGAAGTGGTTCTGGTGGCCCGTGGGGCGCACTACGAGGCGCTCCGGGACGGTGGACTGCGGATCTCGACCCCGGAGGGTGCCCGCACCCTCGCGCTGCCCGTCGCCGACGGCCCCGCCGCGGTGGAACTGCGCCCCGACGACGTCCTGGTCCTGACCGTGAAGACGCAGGACAGCGGCGCCGCCCTCGACGCCTGGGGCGCGCGCCCGGTGGCCGGTACCGGCGCGACGGCCGCCGAGGTGCTCCCGCTGGTCTGTGCGCAGAACGGGGTGGAGAGCGAACGCCTCGCGCTGCGCCGCTTCCGCCGCGTGTACGGCATGTGCGTCTGGCTGCCCGCGACCTTCCTGGAGCCGGGCTCGGTCGCCGCGGCCGGCTCCCCGCTCACCGGGATGCTGCACATCGGCCGCTATCCGTCGGGCACGGACAGCACCGCCCGGCAGATCTCGGCGGATCTGGAGAAGGCCGCGTTCGAGGCGCCGGTCGTCGCGGACGTGATGCGCTGGAAGTACGCCAAACTCCTCTCTAACCTGGCCAATTCACTCCAGGCGGCCTGCGGCGTCCACGGCACGGACCCCGCGGCCGACGCCCTCATGGAGGGGCTGGTCCAGCAGGCGGAGGCGGAGGGACGTGCCGTCTACGCGGCAGCCGGGACCGAGGCCGCGAGCGCCGAGGAGCAGCGGCGGACGCGCGCCGACAAGATCACCCTGCTCCCGGTCGAGGGACAGCGGCGCGGCGGCGGTTCCTCGTGGCAGAGCCTCAGCCGGGGCACGGGCTCGATCGAGGCCGACTTCCTCAACGGTGAGATCGCTCTCCTCGGGCGGCTGCACGGCGTACCGACCCCGGTGAACGACGTGCTCCAGCGGGTGGCCAACGCCTTCGCGCGCGAGCACCGGCCCGCAGGCTCCATGCCGGCCGCCGAGCTCGCCGCACTGGTGGCCGACGAGGTGCGGCGCGGATCCGGCTCCGGCTGA
- a CDS encoding ABC transporter ATP-binding protein, translating to MSTVVIRADDVDFVRDGNLLLDSVSLTVHSGEHWALLGANGAGKSTLLGLLGAVTHPTRGKVEILGRTLGRVDLRELRSHLGHINPRHPLHSPLRVRDVVLTGLTNSIEPVPRWSPTGEQVERADRLLTMLGMGGEKAESRWPTLSQGERGRTLIARALMPSPRLVLLDEPATGLDLAAREQLLTSLDELRAEHPELATILVTHHLEELPASTTHAMLLRGGACLGSGPADEVLTTDQVSKCFDHPVRITRTDGRWAARSERAAQH from the coding sequence GTGAGCACCGTCGTGATCCGTGCGGACGACGTCGACTTCGTACGGGACGGGAACCTGCTGCTGGACTCGGTCTCGCTGACCGTGCACAGCGGGGAGCACTGGGCCCTGCTCGGCGCCAACGGCGCGGGCAAGTCGACCCTGCTCGGGCTGCTGGGCGCGGTGACGCACCCCACCCGGGGGAAGGTGGAGATCCTCGGGCGGACGCTCGGCCGGGTCGACCTGCGGGAGCTCCGCTCCCATCTGGGGCACATCAATCCGCGCCACCCGCTCCACTCACCGCTGCGGGTCCGTGATGTCGTCCTGACGGGCCTCACCAACTCCATCGAGCCCGTGCCGCGCTGGTCGCCGACCGGGGAGCAGGTCGAGCGGGCCGACCGGCTGCTGACCATGCTGGGCATGGGCGGCGAGAAGGCCGAGTCGCGCTGGCCGACGCTCTCTCAGGGCGAGCGCGGGCGGACCCTGATCGCGCGTGCGCTGATGCCGAGCCCCCGTCTCGTCCTGCTCGACGAGCCGGCCACCGGACTCGACCTGGCCGCCCGTGAGCAGCTGCTGACCAGCCTGGACGAGCTGCGCGCCGAGCACCCCGAGCTGGCGACGATCCTGGTCACCCACCATCTGGAGGAGCTGCCCGCGTCCACGACCCACGCGATGCTGCTGCGCGGTGGCGCGTGCCTGGGCTCGGGGCCGGCCGACGAGGTGCTCACCACCGACCAGGTCAGCAAGTGCTTCGACCATCCGGTGCGGATCACCCGCACGGACGGCCGCTGGGCGGCCCGTTCGGAGCGGGCGGCCCAGCACTGA
- a CDS encoding DUF1697 domain-containing protein, which produces MTTRYAVLLRGINVGGNRKVPMADLRELLTGLGHGDVRTYLNSGNAVFSSGTADEDRLAAAVEEAVADRFGFTVDCLVRSGAYLRTVADGCPFRTAGLQGKQLHVTYFSGPVEPDRFAALDQQAYLPEEFRLGDRALYLYAPDGLGRSKLAEALNRRAVDKGITGTSRNWNTVLKLAEMTGERS; this is translated from the coding sequence ATGACGACCAGATACGCGGTACTGCTGCGCGGGATCAACGTGGGCGGCAACAGGAAGGTCCCGATGGCGGACCTCAGGGAACTGCTCACCGGACTCGGCCACGGCGACGTCCGTACGTACCTCAACAGCGGGAACGCCGTCTTCAGCAGCGGAACGGCCGACGAGGACAGGCTGGCGGCCGCAGTGGAGGAGGCCGTCGCGGACCGCTTCGGTTTCACGGTGGACTGCCTCGTCCGCAGCGGCGCCTATCTGCGGACCGTGGCCGACGGCTGCCCCTTCCGGACGGCCGGTCTCCAGGGCAAGCAGCTGCATGTCACCTATTTCTCCGGACCCGTGGAGCCCGATCGCTTCGCCGCCCTCGACCAGCAGGCTTATCTGCCGGAGGAGTTCAGGCTCGGCGACCGGGCTCTTTATCTGTACGCCCCGGACGGGCTCGGCCGCTCCAAGCTCGCGGAGGCCCTCAACAGGCGCGCCGTGGACAAGGGCATCACCGGCACCTCCCGCAACTGGAACACCGTGCTCAAACTGGCGGAGATGACCGGCGAGCGGTCCTGA
- the mgt gene encoding macrolide-inactivating glycosyltransferase, with amino-acid sequence MVQGLIENNLNETSRLAYRHGMTSPKRAHIAMFSIAAAGHVNPSIEVIRELVARGHRVTYAIPASFAGKVAETGAEPVVYTSTLPTDDDPEAWGTEVIDNIEPFLRDAIAALPQLIEAHEGPDGVGVPDLIVHDITSYPAIVLSRRWGIPDISLSPNLVAWQGYEQEVGEPMVAGLMATERGRAYYARFHAWLEENAIDEHPDPFVGRPRRSIVLIPRAMQPNGDRVDDSRYTFVGACQGDRRDQGDWQRPADAEKVLLVSLGSAFTKQPGFYRECIAAFGDLPGWHVVLQIGQYVEVSELGPVPANFEVARWIPQLAVLRQADAFITHAGAGGSQEGLATATPMVAVPQAVDQFSNADMLQSLGVARHVPMADATAATLREAVLALAGDPEVARRLADIGAGMATEGGTRRAADLIEAELPAR; translated from the coding sequence ATGGTCCAGGGTCTCATCGAAAATAACTTGAACGAGACGTCTCGTCTCGCTTATCGTCATGGCATGACTTCACCGAAGCGTGCCCATATCGCCATGTTCTCCATCGCGGCCGCCGGGCACGTGAACCCGAGCATCGAAGTGATCCGGGAACTCGTCGCCCGCGGCCACCGCGTCACCTACGCGATCCCGGCGTCCTTCGCCGGGAAGGTCGCGGAGACCGGCGCCGAGCCCGTTGTCTACACATCGACTCTGCCCACCGACGACGACCCCGAGGCCTGGGGCACCGAGGTGATCGACAACATCGAGCCGTTCCTCCGCGATGCCATCGCCGCACTGCCGCAGCTGATCGAGGCGCACGAGGGCCCGGACGGCGTGGGCGTACCCGATCTGATCGTGCACGACATCACCTCGTACCCGGCGATCGTGCTGTCCCGCCGCTGGGGCATCCCGGACATCTCGCTCTCCCCGAACCTGGTCGCCTGGCAGGGGTACGAGCAGGAGGTCGGCGAGCCCATGGTCGCCGGGCTCATGGCGACCGAGCGGGGCCGGGCCTACTACGCGCGCTTCCACGCCTGGCTGGAGGAGAACGCAATCGACGAGCACCCCGACCCGTTCGTCGGCCGTCCCCGCCGCAGCATCGTCCTCATCCCGCGCGCGATGCAGCCCAACGGCGACCGGGTCGACGACAGCAGGTACACCTTCGTCGGCGCCTGCCAGGGCGACCGCAGGGACCAGGGGGACTGGCAGCGTCCGGCGGACGCCGAGAAGGTGCTGCTCGTCTCGCTCGGCTCGGCCTTCACCAAGCAGCCGGGCTTCTACCGCGAGTGCATCGCGGCCTTCGGCGACCTGCCCGGCTGGCACGTGGTGCTCCAGATCGGCCAGTACGTCGAGGTGTCCGAACTGGGCCCGGTCCCGGCCAACTTCGAGGTGGCGCGCTGGATCCCGCAGCTCGCCGTGCTCCGGCAGGCCGACGCCTTCATCACCCACGCGGGCGCGGGCGGCAGCCAGGAGGGGCTGGCCACCGCGACACCGATGGTCGCCGTCCCGCAGGCCGTGGACCAGTTCTCCAACGCGGACATGCTTCAGTCGCTGGGCGTGGCCCGGCACGTACCGATGGCCGACGCCACCGCGGCGACGCTGCGCGAAGCGGTGCTCGCCCTGGCCGGCGACCCGGAGGTCGCCCGGCGGCTGGCGGACATCGGCGCCGGGATGGCGACGGAAGGCGGCACCCGGCGCGCTGCCGACCTCATCGAGGCGGAACTGCCCGCACGGTAG
- a CDS encoding aminoglycoside phosphotransferase family protein translates to MDESRARDILRTAGLAQDAEMLALGENAVFADGGLVIKVGRAPELLERAERELSVAGWLAEAGIPAVRAAEPSPRLADGHPVTLWHRLPDAVRPAEPADLAALLRSVHALPAPAFALPRRELLGGVERWLRLAGDAVDPADADYLRERRDGFASAAAALTPRLPPGPIHGDALPRNVHIAPEGPVLVDLETFSSDLREHDLVVMALSRDRYGLPPEAYDSFVRAYGWDVREWEGCAVLRGARETASCAWVAQHAPVNPRALDEFRRRVTSLRENDPGVRWYPF, encoded by the coding sequence ATGGACGAGTCAAGGGCGCGGGACATACTGCGCACGGCCGGTCTGGCACAGGACGCCGAGATGCTGGCGCTGGGCGAGAACGCGGTCTTCGCGGACGGCGGGCTCGTCATCAAGGTGGGCAGGGCCCCGGAGCTGCTGGAGCGCGCGGAGCGCGAACTGTCGGTGGCGGGCTGGCTCGCGGAAGCGGGCATCCCCGCGGTGCGCGCCGCAGAGCCGTCGCCCCGGCTGGCCGACGGGCATCCGGTCACGCTCTGGCACCGGCTCCCGGACGCGGTCCGCCCGGCGGAGCCCGCGGACCTGGCGGCGCTGCTGCGCTCCGTCCACGCCCTGCCCGCGCCGGCGTTCGCACTCCCCCGGCGTGAACTCCTGGGCGGGGTCGAGCGCTGGCTGCGGCTCGCGGGGGACGCCGTCGACCCGGCGGACGCGGACTACCTCCGCGAGCGCCGCGACGGCTTCGCCTCGGCGGCGGCCGCGCTGACACCCCGGCTGCCCCCGGGCCCGATCCACGGCGACGCGCTCCCCCGCAACGTCCACATCGCCCCGGAGGGACCGGTCCTGGTCGATCTGGAGACCTTCTCGTCGGATCTGCGGGAGCACGACCTGGTGGTCATGGCCCTCTCCCGGGACCGCTACGGGCTGCCCCCGGAGGCGTACGACTCCTTCGTCCGCGCCTACGGCTGGGACGTCCGCGAATGGGAGGGCTGCGCGGTCCTGCGCGGCGCCCGCGAGACGGCGAGCTGCGCCTGGGTCGCCCAGCACGCCCCGGTCAATCCCCGGGCACTCGACGAGTTCCGCCGCAGGGTGACGTCACTGCGCGAGAACGACCCCGGGGTCCGCTGGTATCCGTTCTAG
- a CDS encoding 3'-5' exonuclease, with protein MSWHRGPLVGFDLETTGTDVETDRIVTAAVVRLDADGGIGEQRTWLIDPGVVIPEQAAAIHGISTDHAREHGARAASAVEEIAHTVAGVLRSGVPLVVMNARYDLSLLDRECRRHGVASVSERLGTVPSPVIDPLVIDKHVDKYRRGKRALQALCSYYGVALDAAHDASADAVAAARVVRRMGEMHQPVGAMPLADLHGLQVRAAAEQSASLQAYLRRTANPAAVVEAAWPVIPRSR; from the coding sequence ATGAGCTGGCACCGGGGACCACTGGTCGGCTTCGACCTGGAGACGACGGGGACCGACGTCGAGACCGACCGCATCGTGACGGCGGCGGTCGTGCGGCTGGACGCGGACGGTGGCATCGGCGAGCAGCGCACCTGGCTGATCGACCCCGGGGTGGTGATACCCGAGCAGGCGGCGGCGATCCACGGCATCTCGACGGACCACGCCCGCGAGCACGGCGCGCGGGCGGCGTCCGCAGTCGAGGAGATCGCTCACACGGTGGCCGGGGTGCTGCGCTCGGGCGTGCCGCTGGTGGTGATGAACGCGCGGTACGACCTGTCGCTCCTGGACCGTGAGTGCCGGCGCCACGGGGTGGCGTCGGTCAGCGAGCGGCTCGGCACCGTGCCGTCGCCCGTCATCGATCCGCTGGTGATCGACAAACACGTCGACAAGTACCGCAGGGGCAAGCGCGCCCTCCAGGCGCTGTGCTCCTACTACGGGGTGGCGCTCGACGCCGCGCACGACGCGAGCGCGGACGCGGTGGCCGCCGCCCGGGTGGTGCGCCGCATGGGGGAGATGCACCAGCCTGTCGGGGCGATGCCGCTGGCGGACCTGCACGGCCTCCAGGTGCGTGCGGCAGCCGAGCAGTCGGCTTCGCTGCAGGCCTATCTGCGGCGCACCGCGAATCCGGCCGCGGTCGTCGAGGCGGCCTGGCCGGTCATTCCCCGGAGCCGGTGA
- a CDS encoding GlsB/YeaQ/YmgE family stress response membrane protein, translating to MEISGIISAIVIGIIIGVLGRLVVPGRQRIGILLTIVVGIVAAFVGAFIAHAVGVDDTKGVDWIEWLIQIALAAVGVAALDRSRGRR from the coding sequence ATGGAGATTTCAGGCATCATCAGCGCGATCGTGATCGGCATCATCATCGGGGTGCTCGGACGGCTCGTCGTGCCGGGACGCCAGCGCATCGGCATTCTGCTGACGATCGTGGTCGGCATCGTGGCCGCCTTCGTCGGTGCGTTCATCGCCCATGCCGTCGGAGTGGACGACACCAAGGGCGTCGACTGGATCGAGTGGCTCATCCAGATCGCTCTCGCCGCCGTGGGTGTCGCCGCGCTCGACCGTTCCAGGGGACGCCGCTGA
- a CDS encoding SAV2148 family HEPN domain-containing protein — MGSGGLELPPGDPGHDGGSTGVPPGAVSLARPMEIGAELDWDAGAWNEVRTRAQRAGRAYIWLNLVEQRLRAVVAAVLRPIYEPVHADDWVVAAAGPAGQEWVQRAVAVREVSRRKGYLLDPADDNVLSFLTLPQLRELMVQHWPCFEPYYDDRRDVELALDELEVTRNVVSRNRALSEAVLAQAERASSRLLNILGAGSGAPSADRLPVDAVEDLVGDRYADVIGVHPDRVRLQRQIPAEDLFGGARRLDAIGIGLNLLVQNFSGRRLVRLAESGCRVRLLFLNPASSAVKRRERELGLKKGELSRAVETNILHMRRVRSRLRDPGAFEIHVFDETPRFMACLVDGDGADGIAVVQSYLRRARGMEAPVLVLRGGGRAVVRHGQDSEHGLFETYRDEFESVWGDSRPVS; from the coding sequence GTGGGCTCGGGAGGGCTGGAGCTGCCCCCAGGTGACCCGGGTCACGACGGGGGCTCCACAGGTGTCCCACCCGGGGCGGTCTCCCTGGCGCGGCCCATGGAGATCGGGGCGGAACTCGACTGGGACGCCGGCGCCTGGAACGAGGTGCGGACCCGTGCGCAGCGCGCCGGGCGCGCCTACATCTGGCTGAACCTGGTGGAACAGCGGCTCCGCGCGGTGGTGGCCGCCGTGCTGCGCCCCATCTACGAACCGGTGCACGCCGACGACTGGGTGGTCGCGGCCGCGGGCCCGGCCGGGCAGGAGTGGGTGCAGCGCGCCGTGGCCGTACGGGAGGTCTCGCGCCGCAAGGGGTATCTGCTCGACCCGGCCGACGACAACGTCCTGAGCTTCCTCACCCTGCCGCAGCTGCGGGAGCTGATGGTCCAGCACTGGCCGTGCTTCGAGCCGTACTACGACGACCGGCGCGACGTGGAACTGGCCCTGGACGAGCTGGAGGTCACCCGCAATGTGGTCTCCCGCAACCGCGCTTTGTCCGAGGCGGTGCTGGCCCAGGCGGAACGGGCCTCGTCGCGGCTGCTGAACATCCTGGGCGCCGGGTCGGGCGCGCCGTCCGCCGACCGGCTCCCGGTGGACGCGGTCGAGGACCTGGTGGGGGACCGGTACGCGGACGTCATCGGCGTCCACCCGGACCGTGTGCGGCTCCAGCGGCAGATCCCCGCCGAGGACCTGTTCGGCGGGGCACGCCGGCTCGACGCGATAGGGATAGGCCTGAACCTCCTCGTCCAGAACTTCTCGGGTCGCCGGCTGGTCCGGCTGGCCGAGTCGGGGTGCCGGGTCCGGCTGCTCTTCCTCAACCCCGCCAGCAGCGCCGTCAAGCGGCGTGAGCGGGAACTGGGACTCAAGAAGGGTGAACTGAGCCGGGCGGTGGAGACGAACATCCTGCACATGCGCCGGGTGCGGTCCCGGCTCCGGGACCCGGGGGCCTTCGAGATCCATGTGTTCGACGAGACGCCGCGCTTCATGGCCTGTCTGGTCGACGGTGACGGAGCGGACGGTATCGCGGTCGTCCAGTCGTATCTGCGCAGGGCGCGCGGGATGGAGGCGCCGGTCCTGGTGCTCCGGGGCGGCGGTCGCGCGGTGGTCCGGCACGGACAGGACTCGGAACACGGCCTCTTCGAGACGTACCGGGACGAGTTCGAGTCCGTGTGGGGAGACTCGCGGCCGGTTTCCTGA
- the glgX gene encoding glycogen debranching protein GlgX translates to MQVWPGQTYPLGATYDGAGTNFAVFSEAADRIELCLLHDDGSETAVELRETDAFVRHAYLPGIMPGQRYGFRVHGPYAPESGQRCNSAKLLLDPYAKAVSGEVKWDESVYGYHFGRQNSRNDLDSAPHTMTSVVVNPYFDWGDDRLPRTPYHETVLYEAHVKGLTMLHPALPDEMRGTYAALAHPAVIEHLTGLGVTALELMPVHQFVNDHRLADNGLSNYWGYNTIGFFAPHNTYASWGDRGEQVLEFKQAVRALHEAGIEVILDVVYNHTAEGNHLGPTLSFRGLDNASYYRLTDDPRYYMDTTGTGNSLLMRSPHVLQLIMDSLRYWVTEMHIDGFRFDLAATLARQFHEVDRLSSFFDLVQQDPVVSQVKLIAEPWDVGEGGYQVGNFPPLWTEWNGKYRDTVRDLWRGEPRTLAEFAGRLTGSSDLYQDDGRRPLASINFTTCHDGFTLHDLVAYNDKHNEANGENNQDGESHNRSWNCGAEGDTDDPGVLELRDRQMRNFMATLLLSQGVPMLSHGDEFGRTQQGNNNAYCQDSELAWVHWPDPEAAGAEPDGSEQGSSGQGSPRGSSTLLAFTRAMVALRREHPVFRRRRFFHGRPVEGTHDDLSDIAWFTPEGEEMVQRDWQAAHAKALSVFLNGNAISEPGTRGERIADDSFLLMFNASAEEIEFLVPVNHGRQWEVVVDTAHEDGVPPGPGPKVDAGDRLALIGRSLTVLKRPA, encoded by the coding sequence ATGCAGGTCTGGCCGGGACAGACATACCCGCTCGGTGCCACGTACGACGGCGCCGGGACCAATTTCGCGGTCTTTTCGGAGGCCGCCGACCGAATCGAGTTGTGCCTGCTGCACGACGACGGCTCAGAGACGGCGGTGGAGCTGAGAGAGACGGACGCCTTCGTGCGCCACGCCTATCTGCCCGGCATCATGCCGGGCCAGCGGTACGGGTTCCGGGTGCACGGCCCCTACGCGCCCGAGAGCGGGCAGCGCTGCAATTCGGCGAAGCTGCTCCTCGATCCGTACGCCAAGGCGGTGAGCGGCGAGGTCAAATGGGACGAGTCGGTGTACGGCTACCACTTCGGCCGGCAGAACTCGCGCAACGACCTGGACTCCGCTCCGCACACCATGACCTCGGTGGTGGTCAACCCCTACTTCGACTGGGGCGACGACCGGCTGCCGCGCACCCCGTACCACGAGACCGTGCTCTACGAGGCCCATGTGAAGGGCCTGACCATGCTCCATCCGGCGCTCCCCGACGAGATGCGCGGGACGTACGCGGCGCTGGCGCATCCGGCGGTCATCGAGCACCTGACCGGACTGGGCGTCACGGCGCTGGAGCTGATGCCCGTTCACCAGTTCGTGAACGATCACCGGCTGGCGGACAACGGGCTCTCGAACTACTGGGGCTACAACACCATCGGGTTCTTCGCCCCGCACAACACGTACGCCTCCTGGGGCGACCGCGGTGAACAGGTGCTCGAATTCAAGCAGGCGGTACGGGCACTGCACGAGGCCGGGATCGAGGTCATTCTCGACGTGGTCTACAACCACACGGCCGAGGGCAACCACCTGGGCCCGACACTGTCCTTCCGCGGCCTGGACAACGCCTCCTACTACCGGCTGACGGACGATCCGCGCTACTACATGGACACCACGGGCACCGGCAACAGCCTGCTGATGCGCTCCCCGCACGTGCTCCAGCTGATCATGGACTCGCTGCGCTACTGGGTGACCGAGATGCACATCGACGGTTTCCGCTTCGACCTGGCGGCGACCCTGGCCCGGCAGTTCCACGAGGTGGACCGGTTGTCGTCCTTCTTCGACCTGGTGCAGCAGGACCCGGTGGTCTCCCAGGTGAAGCTGATCGCCGAGCCGTGGGACGTCGGCGAGGGCGGCTACCAGGTGGGGAACTTCCCGCCGCTGTGGACCGAGTGGAACGGCAAGTACCGCGACACCGTACGGGACCTGTGGCGGGGCGAGCCCCGCACGCTCGCGGAGTTCGCCGGGCGGCTGACCGGCTCGTCGGACCTGTACCAGGACGACGGGCGGCGCCCGCTCGCCTCGATCAACTTCACCACCTGCCACGACGGGTTCACGCTGCACGACCTGGTGGCGTACAACGACAAGCACAACGAGGCGAACGGTGAGAACAACCAGGACGGCGAGAGCCACAACCGGTCGTGGAACTGCGGCGCCGAGGGCGACACCGACGACCCCGGTGTACTGGAGCTGAGGGACCGCCAGATGCGGAACTTCATGGCCACCCTGCTGCTCTCGCAGGGCGTGCCGATGCTGAGCCACGGCGACGAGTTCGGCCGTACGCAGCAGGGAAACAACAACGCGTACTGCCAGGACAGCGAGCTGGCCTGGGTGCACTGGCCCGACCCGGAGGCCGCCGGGGCGGAGCCGGACGGCTCCGAACAGGGCAGCTCCGGCCAGGGGAGTCCGCGCGGGAGCAGCACCCTGCTGGCCTTCACCCGGGCGATGGTGGCGCTGCGCCGCGAGCATCCGGTCTTCCGGCGGCGGCGCTTCTTCCACGGCCGCCCGGTGGAGGGCACCCACGACGACCTGTCCGACATCGCCTGGTTCACCCCGGAGGGCGAGGAGATGGTCCAGCGCGACTGGCAGGCGGCGCACGCCAAGGCCCTGTCGGTCTTCCTGAACGGGAACGCCATCTCGGAGCCGGGGACCCGCGGCGAACGCATCGCCGACGACTCGTTCCTGCTGATGTTCAACGCGAGCGCGGAGGAGATCGAGTTCCTGGTGCCGGTGAACCACGGCAGGCAGTGGGAGGTCGTCGTGGACACGGCTCATGAGGACGGTGTGCCGCCGGGGCCGGGCCCGAAGGTGGACGCCGGCGACCGGCTGGCCCTGATCGGACGGAGCCTGACCGTGCTGAAACGGCCGGCCTGA